Genomic window (Drosophila albomicans strain 15112-1751.03 chromosome X, ASM965048v2, whole genome shotgun sequence):
GAGATATTTCTGCCGCTCAAAGGATTTCTCCAGCGTCTGCAGCTGATGATCGGTGAAAGCGGTGCGCGCCTTGCGTTGCTTCTTGCTGAGACCGCTCATGTCGCTGGTTGAACCGCTCTTGATGCTGTTGCCATCATCGTCTTTGGCACCTGGAAGCGAGCAGAACGAGAAGCAAAACGCATTAAGTGGCAGTCGATAAAGAGACAGAGAACAGATAGACATATAGgaagtggagagagagagagagagagagagagagagagagagagagacataggTAGAGTTAAGTATATgttaatatatacttaatattatattcttatattcttaatactataatattctTAGTACATTTAAGTATATTCTAAATACTAGAATattcttagtatatttttcatactATAGTATTCttagaatattttagtatattcttaATACTAGATACTAAAGTATgcttatatatactataatatttttaatattttcgtagaattttattcttaatacTATAGTATtcgtagtatattttagtattcttagTATATTCCTAATACTGTAGTATtactagtatattttagaatattctTAGTACtctaatatttttagtattttgtgcaGTTAAGTactatttctctctcttttttctccctttctctatctctctctttgttgCTCTCCATTTAGTACAttaattgtatgcaaatttaaCTGATTGCGGTTGTGCGATAAGACGCTGAGGCCTGCAGGCTTACACGGCCATGgtcatggccatggccaagtggctgtggctttggctttgtctTCTGGGCCAACGCACACAACCGTTAAATTGGTTAAAGCGAGAACTTGCCAAGTGCGCAGCTCATTGTTAAGTCTACGACTTTTCGGCCATTGGTCTGAACCGTTTTGCCTAAGGTAACGCAAAGTAAAAAACGCTGCCCCAAAAATTGTATTGGCCAATTATGAAAAAacgcacccaaaaaaaaaagaagggaaGAGTATAAATGCAAGTAGTGAAATCAAGTGGCATTCCTAAGGGCAAATCACAGTGCAGCAATTGACttgcctctccctctctctccctcttgccatctctctcttgctctctccctctctctcactcgctcctTTTGTGTAGCTTAGTCTGCAGGGCAACAAGCGGCGACTACCGTTTATAAAAGTTCCAATTGCGCACAGGAAATTGCTGTAATAAATGGCAGCTTCATCTGTCCAGtgacacacgcacaacacacatacacacttgcacaaacactcacacacacacacacttttagCTGTAACTGCCACAACAAAGTTGAAGCTCTGAAGCGTCTATTAAATGgctttaaatgcatttttttttgttgtagctAGATTTTGCTGTTCATAACAATTTGCACAGTTTAATGAGTGCCAAGCAAAGAccaagagcgaaagagaaagggaatgtgagaaggggagagagagagagaggcataTCTGGATGGCAGAGACAACGATTGTGCAGCCctaaacatatataattatattttgtagcaTGCCTAACTGAAAATTGCACTCTACATTCTACATCCCCCTCCCCCCTAACCGCTCCCTCGCTTGCTGCCACgcccaacaaaaacaataataaaatactaatagaAGCGCTGCCATTATCATTCGTTTGCTGTGTTCGCtgtttaaaacaattttgctgCACATTTAGGAATGGCGCACAAAAAGTGACtaagagagcgaaagagatggagatttagggagaggagaaggaggaggcgAAGGAGGGGGagttaaacaaacaaagcgtgaaaatgcaatttttcaaCAGCGGCAGCACAAGCAACTAGAACATGGCATGTTCGTGCAATTTTTACAGTTTGTTTTGCAAAGCGACTTCGCCCCCCCTGACAcaaggcaaaaaaaagaaaaaaacaaaagactcaggcaacgaacttgcccTCGCATTCACTcagacaaaacaaacagacagacagacagacagcggCTCTGATGGACGGTTAGAGTAACAAATGGATTTGCATTCCGATTGGTTATCACGAGatacacagacggacagacagacagacagacaaaataTAGACAttgccagagccagagccagagccagagaaTGCGATAAATTAgtcaatcaataaaatattatatttgctgTTATTAGCGAGCATTTCAATTACAGCATTTTGCCAACGGTTGACATTCTATTTGAAATTGGCAACAATGCCAACCGAAAGTGCAAAGCTCAAAAGTCACAAAGTTAAACTATCGAatgcaatattattaatgGCAACATGTGCTTAAATGTTGTCAGCGTTTTTATGGAGGAAAGCAAAGCATATGATTAAATCGTTTTGctgcaattttgtttgtttgcaatttataaGAGCTGCTTTCTATTTTCATGTGGGTGtagcaaaaaaagaatactATAGTATTaggaatatactgaaaaaatactaaatactatacttttaagaatatacaaaaaaaaaagaaaaagaattctACAGTATTAAGTATTTGCTAAAAGGTAATACAATTTCTTAGTATtaagaatatactaaaaatatatcaagaGTATGATACTATTTAGAATATACTTCTAAAAACTACGAATACTTCAgtataatacataaatttcgaaatactgagaatattttagtataataatatactgtaGTATTAACAAATATACTCAGAATATTATTAATGTCATAGTATTAAGTATAACCCAATACATACTAAGAATACTATAGTATTAATAATATGCTAAATAGCATACTGAGCAATAGATATTGCTGACATTAGATCTTCATTTCTATCGACCGTAAATACAGTTTTGATATTGAACTAAAATATGCctgaaatttctttatttgagACAGATGCTTTTACATATAATATGCTATATTATAAGACAAAGTAACTAACTGCTTGAGGcatattaattcattttcattaagaggcaaagtaaatataattatttatttaatataatcaaTCTAGTATTGAAtactaaattgaatttatagaACAAAGAGTGCTGGCTGCTGGGGCCTTCAACTCGAGTAGAGAAAAACGTTAGTTGCTTTGacgatatatttttatatcattcCCATTCTTATGTTGAGGACTTTAAGTATTAGTTCTTTCTTCGAgtactaatataataataagaatgtTATCggattatattaatattggcATACGCAAAGTCAAATCAAATTCTAGATATTTATGGATCATTAAATTGTTCTAAGTTCAGtttaagcaataaaaatatgcaatctCAAATCGAGATCtagatatttattattattgtgggTATTACGAAAGTTCAGTTTCAGCattcaatatactatataatctCAAATCAAAATCTTGATATTTATGGATTGTTAGATTATTCTAAGTACTACGAAAGTTCAGTTTAAGTTTTCAAATCGAAATCTAGATATCTCTAGATTCGATTTTGAAACCCAAGCTGATGTAAATTTGTTCACAGCTTTCTCAGAGCACTCGGCACTAAGTGTAAAAGTGCAAGTTAtctcaataattatttatgcaaatagtTATGAGCTGCTAAGCAAAGTATCTCATTATTCAGttattatattgatatgcTAATTTTGCGACTCGAGTGCTTGGTTTACCCTTGTGttcattttgttctttttgacTGCCCTGAACGCGAGATCCCGCCCGAAAAGTATACAGAAGCTCACCTCACCATTACTACAAACGCTGTGATTATCCATGTgtccgctgccgccgccgccggcGCTGCCCCCCGCCTCATCGCTGTCGCAATCCTCGTTCTCCTCATGATAATCGCTGCTATCATCCAGCTCTGCAGCCGATGGCGTTGCACCTTCACTTCCAcctccaactccgactccagcggcagcagctgccgcagcagcagcggcgactGCAGCATTGTTGCgtgcagcggcagcggcggcggcagcggcataATGCTGTTGCATGGCCGCCGCATATTGTGCCACATTGAGACCGTTCGAACCCATTTGCGTGGTGGCGCCACCAAAGTGCGAAAGTTTCGCGACATGCGACGGATGCGAATGCTGTGCATGATGcggatgtgatgccaatggatgcggatgcggatgtggatgctgatgggcgtgggcgtggccatgcaaatgggcgtgggcgtgggcgtgacTATGCGGTGACTGATGctgtggcggcggtggcggtgccAAACCCAACGAAGGCGGCGGCGATGAAGCGGCCGCTGAATCCGTGTCCAAATGTTCGCTGCTCCcgctgtttgtgttgttgttgttgcttagagtgttgttgttgttcgttgtagtgttgttgttgttgttattgtgatgttgctgctgctgcttgtagAAGGCAGCAGCACTGGCGGCAGCTGCACTGCCCGCTAGAATGTCGTTGATCATGAAACGCGATCGATTTGGCTTTAAGTTCGATGTGGACATGTTGACCGCCGGCGGCTGTGGCAACTGTGTGTAATGTgattgctgatgctgatgctgctgctgaagctgaagatactgctgctgctgatgatgatgatgatgttggcTCAACagctggtgatgatgatgcgcaAGTGGCGACGGCTCGATGCTgttcgcagttgttgttggcagcgtTTGGGTTAAAATGCTCATTGAGTCTTTCATTGCCGTAGCACTTTTTTTGGTTgttatttactttgttttttttttttttttatcacacTCACTGATATACACAAAAACACTTTCGAgcactaaacaaaaaatgtagaaatgtaaatttgttttgtagaAATTTGTTCGTCAATTggtttttcgcttttgcaatttgtctgtgtgtgtgtgtgcgtcgcCTGCGCTGAGGAGAACGTCGCGCTGTGGCTGCCAAAACGAGACTAAACGCACCTGCAACACGGCAGCGGCACAAAACtccgacaacggcaacggcaacggcaacgtcaACAGCGACGACGTCGTCGGCAACAATTTTGCCACTTTGTCATAGGCGgtggtggctgctgctgacttTGATGTTGCTTTTTTGGTGGTGGCTTAGCTTGCGCTGCGTCTGAGCGAGCACGCTGCTTGAACACAACACTatccttctctctcttgcaTTCTCTCTTGTTCGTTCGCCTCTCACACACAAAGCAATTTGCTGTCTCGCTTTGGCACAGCGCCATGTTGTTAGCTGCGCTCTGCTGTGGTGAGTTTCTTCAACCAGTGTTGACCAGTTTTTATAGCAACTCGGAGAGCGAACAActgaacacacacataccctcgtacacacacacacacacactgtggcAAATGTCGGTCAAACGGCGGCGAAACGatttggcaacaatttttgtgcgttttttatttctttctttcattctttgcttttttggcaAGTGGACAGCGCGCGCGATCGCTGCAGTTGGCAGcgccagcaaacaaaatggctACCACTCgtagacaaaaacaaaaagttgcatCTCATCCTATTTGAACTTTGACAATTgctttgccaaaaaaaaaaaacaagacgCGTTCAATTTACTGgcattttatgcaaatcaagcaatttactttttattatttgctcgccataaattgaaatacgcCAATCGATTgttaacaaattaacaaaaagaCGCGAATTAATCAAGTTCAAGCTGCAatacactaaaatatattgtcaaaaaaaagttcaattttgtggagaattttaattaatcaaaatatattgattatgaaaaaaaaaaaacaaaaacagagcaacgcgtttttattaaaagtaattctgcacttaatttatatttaatactaaaataaaattacttggCAACAAATATGGAGCGAAAATTCGTATTTTTATTAGAAGGagatcttcttttttttttatcaaaatatattgcttacAAATAACCCATTTAGGAGCAACGcgtttttattaaaagcaattctacacttatttaaaatataatactaatataaaatgtacataGTATGATATTTCAAGCAAAATttcttatacaaatatttaatttttttttatatatattcctaAATAAGTTCTGTACGATACTAAACATTCCTACATAggtaaaattgtttaagtcaatacatttacattacattataTATCTTgtatgttttaattattaataataaaaattttaaaataaaatgcaaatttcaaaattattgctGCATAAGAAtaagcttttctttttttttttttaaccaattacacttgaattattttataaatataaatgaaatatgaatacaCATAGTTAGTTTCATATTTGGAACCCTAAATGagcaataaatacaaaaacattacTTTACTGTACgtaataatacttaataataataatttaatatatttctcaTTATTAATTCAAGAACATTCGTCCATAAAAAGTGTGTTCTTAAAATTAGACCactttaagaacaaattcttaaCATTTAGAACAAAATTACTAGATTTCGAttacaaaattctaaaatttatCAAAGTTTCAATACACTTTTAATTTAGCTTTGAGTCTTTTCGTTCATAACTTAATTTAGTTGAACTGTCGCGACCCATTTTTCATTACAGTCTAAGATAGGATGTCCTGAGTTCTGGGTCCATACAATAAGTTGTCATTGTTTCGTATTTCGATTGAtgtttagtattattattattcatatattattattattattattattcatatatttatattcattatttgctttttaataatttgcttttaatttgtcagtaatgtattatatatattatattatctaTGTTCCCAGACAACTCCATGCTCTCCTTTTTTACGCTTAATGCCAGCAAGTGGTCAGCGCCATTCTAGCCAGAGTTGGCAGGGCAGGGCAGGGCAGGGCAGGTCAGAGCAGCTTCTGTGctgtttggtttttctttGGGCAATTTGTGTGAGCGAGCGCCAATTAAAATTTCACGCCAATAGCTCAGGCCTAAGCATTAAAGTGGCCACATGTTGCCCCCGAGTAGAGCATTAACCCAGGACTAATTACTTCTCACAGCGGAAGTGCGTAGACACAAGTCGAGAccaaagagagacagagagaaagagagagagagacttgaaaatgcaatttgtcgAGCGGCAAACGTTTGATTGATATTGATTCGGACATGAAATTGGAGtgatgtgaatgtgaattgAGGAATTGTGAAATTGTGGAGTTGCAGGTCAGGTCATTAGTTGTTTTGTTAGTGCGGTTAGGCGCAACGAAAATTAGAGCAGCAACTGACAGAGAAATAACAACAGGACGTCAGTCaggacgatgacgatgaggatgacgatgatgagaGGAAGGACGAGACGCATGCGCGCGCTTCAATTGCGGGCAcgaacatttaaaataattagtgTTTTGTGTGCCAGGATCCGAACCGATGACTGactttgtctctctctttcgttctctGATGACggttattgcatttaaatgcatataattGCGGATATATAGAATACGAATGCGactcgaagtcgaagtcgtaTCCTTGCGGTTGCGACGCGCTCTCTTTTTGCGGTCGAATTCCAATTgaatgcttaaaataattgtacaaAAGTCGCCAACCGCAATGCGCAGTTGCCGCATTGCCAGTCTGACAGTTGCACCCTCTTCTACCCcacctctccctctctctctctctctctccctctctcttccccCCTGTCTCTCTTAGCTGGCCAGTTTTTCCGGTCGCATTGTGCAAAAGACTTTCCACCAACAAAGTTGCGCCACCTTCTCCACATTCTGCGAATTTTGCCTGACTGCCGGACTAACTTGACTGCTGCTTGGCTATCTAACTATCTAATTAGCGTGTTTGTTTGCCGGTTAATGTTCACTAATTTATTGACTCGAGCTGCCTTATCAATGTATTTGCTCTGCTGTTAACAACATCcgcaacacacatacagtcaCACAGCCTTTCCCCCTCACCTTACCTCAGCGTTGCCTTTGCCAATTTATCATAAGCAAACAGGCAACCAAAGCACCTCAAGATATTAAATCCACATTGACGCCGAGTCTTGTTTGGGCATCGGAAATGCGTTTGATTTTTAGTTAGAAAAACGCATCTTTTCTTTTGAAGACTTTGCTGAGTTTTCAGCTAATTCGTTGATCTATTGCTATCTTCATTAGGTacaacttttttattataaaattcttgTACTTAATAAATGAACATTCGTACaatagttaaattatttaacaagaAAAGTATAACTTAGCtaaaattacgaaaattaCTTGTGTTAAATTAgcattataaaaattaaaaatgatataaattattgtttcatTTCTTAAGTGAACAATTTTGTAATGAAATCAATCATAATTTTTCTAGGTTCTCAGTATCATATCGTActtttagaataataaaaaatgttattaaaaatatgttacattaaaatagtaattaataatttgttaaacagCTCCAGTCAAGCTAAACTTCACTTTAAGATAGTTTGTTGTAAATTTCACTCTATATAAAGTGTCTGTAGTTATTTATACCAGAGTAGCAATGTTTTGTAACTTTGTATTTACAGGAAACgtatgtttataatttatatatggaGGCATCTCCAGTCAAtccagtatattttgtagtc
Coding sequences:
- the LOC117577986 gene encoding homeobox protein B-H1 isoform X1, coding for MKDSMSILTQTLPTTTANSIEPSPLAHHHHQLLSQHHHHHQQQQYLQLQQQHQHQQSHYTQLPQPPAVNMSTSNLKPNRSRFMINDILAGSAAAASAAAFYKQQQQHHNNNNNNTTTNNNNTLSNNNNTNSGSSEHLDTDSAAASSPPPSLGLAPPPPPQHQSPHSHAHAHAHLHGHAHAHQHPHPHPHPLASHPHHAQHSHPSHVAKLSHFGGATTQMGSNGLNVAQYAAAMQQHYAAAAAAAAARNNAAVAAAAAAAAAAGVGVGGGSEGATPSAAELDDSSDYHEENEDCDSDEAGGSAGGGGSGHMDNHSVCSNGAKDDDGNSIKSGSTSDMSGLSKKQRKARTAFTDHQLQTLEKSFERQKYLSVQERQELAHKLDLSDCQVKTWYQNRRTKWKRQTAVGLELLAEAGNFAAFQRLYGGSPYLGAWPYAAAAGAGAAAAAAHGAPPHSSIDIYYRQAAAAAAMQKPLPYNLYAGVPSVGVGPLGAAATPFSHLSASSSLSSLSSYYQSAAAAAAAANGGASAAGGAASAPPTSAAAGGAGGGGGHIHKPLALAGGSPGQALGCSASAGASPAHPPSTPSPTLNPGSPPGRSVDSGSQAQSDDEDQLQV
- the LOC117577986 gene encoding homeobox protein B-H1 isoform X2; the encoded protein is MKDSMSILTQTLPTTTANSIEPSPLAHHHHQLLSQHHHHHQQQQYLQLQQQHQHQQSHYTQLPQPPAVNMSTSNLKPNRSRFMINDILAGSAAAASAAAFYKQQQQHHNNNNNNTTTNNNNTLSNNNNTNSGSSEHLDTDSAAASSPPPSLGLAPPPPPQHQSPHSHAHAHAHLHGHAHAHQHPHPHPHPLASHPHHAQHSHPSHVAKLSHFGGATTQMGSNGLNVAQYAAAMQQHYAAAAAAAAARNNAAVAAAAAAAAAAGVGVGGGSEGATPSAAELDDSSDYHEENEDCDSDEAGGSAGGGGSGHMDNHSVCSNGEVPKTMMATASRAVQPAT